One Oryza sativa Japonica Group chromosome 8, ASM3414082v1 DNA window includes the following coding sequences:
- the LOC4345926 gene encoding heme A synthase COX15, producing MMGSRVAAALLRRGRDQASSLMAARLPRGAPAPSPAAPRVGSGSVCGCGGGGGLLTGSRSTGSVFSASRLASFHAFRSIGSKTLMGQCTRKMTTTVAAMNSGVANAAAYSGLKLLVTKGPQAQKAIGIWLFGCATWVFGLVILGGVTRLTRSGLSMTDWKFTGSLPPMSDEEWLLEFEKYKLSPEYKRVNKGMSLGDFKFIYWMEYGHRMWGRALGFLFSVPFAYFIAKGYVTRQLGLRLSGLFALGAGQGLIGWWMVKSGLEEPASEYVQPRVSPYRLATHLTSAFVIYCGILWTALSVVMPEPPAGSMNWVNSAAKIKKLAIPVSAVVGITAISGAFVAGNDAGHAYNTFPKMGDTWIPEDVFAMEPFIRNFFENTSTVQLNHRILATTTLLSVGGLWLAARKVDMHPAIKSLIGSTLGMAALQVTLGISTLLMYVPTSLGSAHQAGALTLLSLMILLTHTLRRPSPALLKSLASAVKST from the exons atgATGGGGagcagggtggcggcggcgctgctccgcCGGGGGAGGGACCAGGCGTCCTCGCTCATGGCCGCTCGCCTCCCGAGGGGAGCCCCCGCTCCGTCTCCGGCTGCTCCTAGGGTTGGATCCGGCTCCgtctgcggctgcggcggcggcggcggtttacTAACTGGATCGAGGTCGACGGGATCCGTCTTCTCCGCATCGCGCCTCGCCTCGTTCCACGCCTTCCGTTCAATCGGCTCCAAG ACCTTGATGGGCCAATGCACAAGGAAAATGACTACTACTGTGGCAGCAATGAATTCAGGCGTGGCCAATGCAGCGGCATATTCAGGATTGAAGTTGCTTGTTACCAAAGGGCCCCAAGCACAGAAGGCCATCGGGATATGGCTCTTCGGATGTGCCACGTGGGTATTCGGCTTGGTCATACTTGGAGGAGTTACACGGCTTACACGCTCAGGATTGTCGATGACTGACTGGAAATTTACGGGGAGCTTGCCTCCAATGTCAGATGAAGAGTGGCTGCTGGAATTTGAGAAATACAAACTGTCACCTGAGTACAAGAG ggtgaacaaaggCATGAGCCTTGGAGATTTCAAATTTATATACTGGATGGAGTATGGACACAGAATGTGGGGAAGGGCTCTGGGATTTCTATTTTCTGTTCCTTTTGCCTATTTCATTGCAAAAGGGTATGTTACCCGCCAACTTGGACTCAGGCTGTCAGGTCTTTTCGCACTTGGTGCGGGTCAAGGACTAATTGGCTGGTGGATGGTGAAAAGTGGTCTTGAG GAACCAGCATCTGAGTATGTTCAACCAAGAGTCAGCCCATACAGACTGGCGACCCATTTAACGTCTGCATTTGTTATATATTGTGGCATATTGTGGACAGCTCTGTCAGTGGTTATGCCAGAACCTCCGGCTGGATCAATGAATTGGGTAAATTCTGCAGCAAAGATTAAAAAGTTAGCAATTCCTGTCAGTGCCGTGGTAGGCATTACTGCCATATCTGGAGCATTTGTTGCGGGCAATGATGCA GGGCATGCATACAATACATTTCCCAAGATGGGTGACACCTGGATACCAGAAGATGTGTTCGCTATGGAGCCTTTCATACGTAACTTCTTTGAGAACACGTCCACTGTGCAG CTTAATCACCGAATTCTTGCAACAACTACCCTATTGTCTGTGGGTGGCTTATGGTTGGCTGCAAGGAAAGTGGACATGCATCCAGCAATCAAGTCTCTTATCGGAAGCACGCTTGGAATGGCTGCCCTTCAg GTTACATTGGGAATATCTACACTTTTGATGTATGTTCCTACTTCCTTGGGCTCAGCTCATCAAGCTGGGGCATTGACACTACTGTCACTGATGATCCTTCTCACCCACACTTTAAGAAGACCGTCACCAGCCCTTCTGAAGTCACTTGCATCAGCAGTGAAATCAACCTGA